The genomic DNA TATCTTTCGCCGGCCGCGATGGGCAGGTTCCAGCAGTTGATCTCGGGCCAGCAGATCGGCACAGCCAGCGCCGACAAGACCGCCAAGGCATCGGACAATTCCAAGGGCGGCGGCGCGCGTTCGGCCTCGATCGTTTCGGCAACCGCGACGACCGCCGATTTTCCGATCCGCCGCTACGCTATCGGCTTCGTCTCCTCGCCATCGGTGGTCAGCGTGAACGCCCGCGTCTCCAGCCAGATCATGTCGATCGCCGTCAAGGACGGGCAGATGGTCAAGGCCGGCGATCTTCTCTTTTCGCTCGATGATCGCGCGCTGAAGGCACAGCTTGCCAAGGACCAGGCGACGCTCGCCAAGGACCAGGCGATGCTCGTCAGCGCCCAGGCCGACCTGCAGCGCGCCAAGGACCTTGTCGCCAAGCAGGCGGGCACGCAGCAGACTTACGACCAGGCGCTGGCGGCGCAAAGGGCCGCGGCCGCCACCATCGATGCCGACAAGGCGACGATCGACGCCGACACGGTCCAATTGAGCTACGCGACCATCACCGCGCCCATCTCAGGCAGGCTGGGAGCGGTCAACGTCTCCGTCGGCGATCTCGTCACCACCAGCAACGGCAACTCAAGCAGCACGACGCCACTTGTCACCATCACGCAGATGGACCCGCTGCAGGTGAATTTCACTCTCCCGGAAAGCGACCTTGCCCTGTTGCACAAGGAACTGGCGAACCCACAGCAAGGAGACGTGACGCTGACCAAGGACGGCGATCCCAAGCCGATCGGCAAGGGCACGCTCGACTTCGTCGATTCCAGCGTCGATACCGCCTCCGGCACCATCGCCACGCGAGCGAGCATACCGAATGGCGATCTATCGCTATGGCCCGGTCAGTATGTGAATGTGATGCTCGAGGCCGGCACGATGCCGCAAATGACCTCGGTCCCGACGGTCGCGGTGCAGCCCAGTCAGAAGGGCCCGTTCGTCTATGTCGTCAAGCCGGACAACACCGTCGAGATGCGGCCGGTACAGGTGGCGCTGACGGAGGGCGAGAACAGCGCCATCAGCCAAGGGCTGAAAAACGGTGAAAAGGTCGTCGTCGAAGGCCAGACGCGGCTGAAGGACGGCGCCGCCGTTCACGAAGGCAAGACCGCCGGCAATGGCGCTGATCAGGCCGCTCCCAAGGTCGCGGAAGCCGACAAGGCCGGCGGGGCGCGGCCATGATCTCCGAATTCTGCATACGCAGGCCCGTCGCCACGCTGCTGATGTCGTTCGCCCTCGTGCTGGGCGGAATTTTTGCCTACAAGTTCCTGCCGGTCGCGGCGCTGCCCAGCGCCGAATTCCCGGTGGTCAACGTCTCGGCCCAACTCCCCGGCGCTTCGCCCGACACGATGGCGACCTCGGTGGCGACGCCGCTGATCAAGCAGTTCTCCACCATCGCCGGCATCGATTCGATCTCGACCACCAACTCGCTCGGCCAGACCTCGATCGCCATCCAGTTCGTGCTCAACCGCGACATCGACGCGGCGGCCGCGGACGTGCAGGCCGCGATCGCGCGCACGCAGAGATCGCTGCCGCCGGAGATGACCTCGCCGCCGAGCTATCGAAAGGTCAATCCGGCCGACGCGCCGATCCTGCTGATGTCACTGGTCAGTGATACGGTTCCGCTCACCGACCTCGATTCGTTCGCCGAGAATGTCATCTCGCCGTCGCTGTCGACGATCGACGGGGTGGCGCAGGTCTCGATCTTCGGCCAGCAGAAATATGCGGTGCGCATCCAGATCGATCCGACCGCGCTTGCCGCGCGCGGCATCTCGATCGATCAGCTGCAGGCGGCTATCGCATCGGCCAACAGCAACACGCCGCTCGGTGTGCTTCGGAACGACAAGCAGCAGCTTACCATCACCGCCAACACCCAGCTCGACAACGCCGCAGGGTTCTCCAACCTCATCATCGCCACCAAGAACGGCCACCCGGTGCGGCTCGGCGAGGTGACTCGCGTCGTCAACTCGGTGCAGACCACGACGACGGCGAGCTGGTACGACGGCACGCGCGCCATCATCATGGCTGTGCAACGCCAGCCCGACGCCAACACGGTCGACGTCGTCGACAAGGTCAAGGCGATGCTGCCTTCCTTCCAGGATCAGATGCCGGGCGCCGCCAGCATCAAGCTGCTCAACGACCGCTCGACATCGATCCGCGCCGCCGTCGATGACGTGCAGTTCACGCTGCTTTTGACCATCGCGCTGGTGGTCATGGTGATCTTCGTGTTCCTGCGCCGGCTGACCGCGACCGTCATCCCGGCGGTGGCGGTGCCGATCTCGCTGATCGCCACGCTCGGTGCGATGTTCCTGTTCGGCTTCTCGATCGACAACATCTCGCTGATGGGACTGACGCTCGCCGTTGGCCTCGTCGTCGACGACGCCATCGTCATGCTCGAAAACATCTTCCGCCACATGGAGGAGGATGGGCTGTCGGCCTTCGACGCCTCGCTGAAGGGCGCGCGCGAGATCGGCTTCACCATCATTTCGATCTCGATCTCGCTGGTGGCGGTGTTCATCCCCGTGCTTCTGATGGGCGGCGTCATCGGCCGCATCTTCAACGAATTCGCGGTCGTGGTGACTGTCGCCATCCTGGCATCGATGTTCGTGTCGCTGACGCTGACGCCGATGCTGTGCTCGCGGCTGCTGTCGGTGACGAAAGCCGACCGCGAGGCGCATGCGGGCGGTGAGCGGCACGATATCTTCACGCGCGGCTACGACTGGCTCCTGACCTTCTGCCTGCGCCATACTTTCCTGGTGTTCCTCGTCTTCGTCGGAACGGCGGCGGCGTCGGTCTGGCTGTTCCAGGCCTCGCCCAAGGGCTTCTTCCCGCAGGAGGATATCGGCCAGATTTCGGTGACGACGATCGCCCGGCAGGACATCTCCTTCGACGCCATGACCAAGCTGCAAGGTCAGGTGGCGAACGTCTTCTCCCATTCTCCCTATGTATCGCATGTGGCCTGGTCGGTCGGTAGCGGCAATAATGCGCTGAACCAGGGACAGCTCTACGTGCAGCTGAAGGACAAGAGCCAGAGACCCAATATCGAGAAGGTGCTGTCCGACTTGCGGCGGCAATTGGGGGGCGTCGCCGGCATCGAGTCCTATATGCAGCCGGTGCAGAACCTGAGACTTGGTTCGCGGTCTTCCGCCAGCGCCTACCAGCTGGTCGTCCAGGGACTCGATACCGGCCAGACCGATATCTGGGCGCAGAAGCTGAATGATGCGATGGCGGCGGACCACACGATGTTCACCGACGTCACCAGCGATCTGCAGAACAATGCCCTGGAGGCGACGCTGGTGGTCGACCGCGACAAGGCCGCCCAGCTCGGCATCGACACCGACACGCTGCGCTCGGCTCTCTATGGCGGCTTCGGCACCGATCAGGTGTCGACCATCTTCGGCTCGGCCGACAGCTATGAAGTCATCACCGAGCTGGACCCGAAGATCGCGTGGTCGCCCGAGCGGATGCTGGCCATCCAGGTGCGGACGGCGAGCGGCAGCCTGGTGCCGCTCGGCGCCTTCGCCCGCGTCGATCGCACGGCAGGCGCGCTGACGGTCAACCAGCTCGGCCAGTTGCCGGCGGTGACGATCTCCTACAACCTGCCGCAGGGCGTGTCGCTCGGCGACACAGTGGCCCGCATCGACCAGCTGAAAGAGCAGATAGGCATGCCGAAGGCGATCTCGACCACCTTCGCCGGCACGGCCAAGACCTTCCAGGATTCGCTCGCCAACCAGGGCCTGCTGATCGGCGGCGCGATCCTCACCATCTATATCGTGCTCGGCATGCTCTATGAGAGCTTCATCCACCCGCTCACCATCCTCACCGGTCTGCCGTCGGCGGTGTTGGGAGCGTTGGTCGCGTTGCAGCTCGCGGGGATGGATCTGTCGGTCATCGCGGTGATCGGCATCCTGATGCTGATCGGCATCGTCAAGAAGAACGGCATCATGATGGTCGATGTCGCGCTGGACCTCAGGCGTCAGGGCATGTCGGCGGTGGACTCCATCCACAGGGCCTGCCTGATGCGTTTCCGGCCGATCATGATGACGACGCTGGCGGCGCTGATGGGCACGTTCCCGATCGCGCTCGGCACCGGCGCCAGCGCCGAACTCAGGCAGCCGCTCGGCGTTGCTGTGGTCGGCGGCCTGCTCGCCTCACAGGCGCTCACCCTGTTCGTCACGCCGGTCATCTATGTCTATTTCGAGCATTTCTCCGGTTGGCTGCTCAGCTTCTCCTCTAAGAAGAGCCGGCCGGAGCTGCATGCGATCGAGCCTATCGAACAGCCTTCGCTCTTCGACGCCGAGGAAGAAGCCGAACCGAAAAAGGTGGCCGCCGAGTAGGCGGCTCTGGCCCAAGGCGTGGCGCTTGCGGCTAACCGCACCCGATCCTAGTTTGAGGTCATGACCCACGATCATGACCACGACAACGAGCTCGACCCGTTCGCGGCGCGCGTGCGCGCGCTCGAGACGATCCTGACCCAGAAAGGCCTGATCGACCCGGCGGCCATCGACGTCATCGTCGATACCTACGAGACGAAGATCGGCCCGCGCAACGGCGCCAGGGTGGTGGCCAAGGCCTGGAGCGATCCCGCCTATGCCGAATGGCTGAAGCGCGACGCGACGGCGGCGATCGCCTCGCTTGGCTATACCGGCCGCCAGGGCGAGCACATGCAGGCTGTCTTCAACACCGAGGAGACGCACAACCTCGTCGTCTGCACGCTCTGCTCCTGCTATCCGTGGTCAGTGCTCGGCCTGCCGCCGGTCTGGTACAAGGCGCCGCCCTATCGGTCGCGGGCGGTGATCGACCCGCGCGGCGTGCTGGAAGAGTTCGGGCTGACGCTGCCTAAGGATAAGAAGATCCGCGTCTGGGATTCGACCGCCGAGCTTCGCTACCTGGTGGTGCCGATGCGGCCGAAGGGCACCGAGGGCTGGAGCGAGGAACAGCTCGCCGGCCTGGTCAGCCGCGACGCGATGATCGGCACCGCGCTGGCGAAAGAGTCGGAATAAGGGGGAGCCTCAATGAACGGGCCGCAGGATCTCGGCGGGCAGATGGGTTTCGGGCCGGTCGCGCCCGAAAAGGACGAGCCCTATTTCCACGCCGAATGGGAAAAGCGCGCGCTCGGCGTGACGCTCACCGCCGGCGCCATGGGCGCCTGGAACATCGACGAGAGCCGGCACGCGCGGGAATCGCTGCATCCGGCCGACTATTACGCGTCGAGCTACTACCAGATCTGGATCAAGGCGCTGGAGACGCTCTTGAAGCGCCACGGCTTCGTCACGGAGCGGGACCTTGCAAGCGGCAAGGCGGTCGATCCGGCCGCTACGCCCAAGCGTGTACTGAAGGCGGCGGACGTGCCGGCGGCGCTCGCCAAAGGCGGGCCGTGCGACCGGCCGGTCGCGGCGCCGGCGCGATTCCAGGCGGGCGACCGTGTGCGAACGAAGAACCTCAATCCCACCGGCCATACGCGCCTGCCGCGCTACGCGCGCGGCAAGAACGGGACGATCGAGGCCGTGCGCGGCGGCTTCGTCTTTCCCGACAGCAATGCGCATGGCAAGGGCGAGAACCCGCAATGGGTCTATACCGTAATTTTCGACGGGGCGGAGATCTGGGGCGAGGGCGCCGACCCTACACTGAGTGTGTCGATCGATGCCTGGGAGAGCTATCTTGAGCCGGTCTGAGACGGAACGACCGGCGGTTCTAGACGATCCGGTGTTCGCCGAACCATGGCAGGCGCAGGCTTTCGCCATGACGGTCGCGCTGCATGATGAGGGCCTGTTTTCGTGGAGCGAGTGGGCCGAGGCTTTATCCGCCGAGGTGAAGCAGCCGGGCGCCGCAAGCGACGGGCATGACTACTACGAGCATTGGCTGGCGGCGCTTGAAAAGCTGCTGTCGCGAAAGGGTGTTGCCGGCAAAAGCGAGGTCGATGCGCTGGCGGCCGCCTGGGAGCGTGCCGCGCATGCGACCCCGCACGGCAAGCCGATCCTGCTGGAGAACGATCCCGGACCTGGCAGATAGCCTGGATTCAAGTAGGTTTGTTCCCTTTACGTTCTTGTTTGTGCCTGATAGCGTGCCAAGCCTGTAGCAAATGAGATCGCCACCGGCGACGCCGGTGATGGGACGGCCAATCTTGTATTTCGCTCGCGAATCCGGTCTGTCGCGCTGATGGAATTCTCTCCCCAACAGGACGAGGCTTTGAAGGCGGTCGGCCGCTGGCTGAAGGACGGCCGGCCGCAGGTCTTCCGCCTGTTCGGCTATGCCGGCACCGGCAAGACGACGCTGGCGCGCTATTTCGCCGAGCATGTCGACGGGCAGGTGCAGTTCGCCGCCTTCACCGGCAAGGCCGCCCAGGTTCTGCGCTCCAAGGGAGCGATCAACGCGCGCACCATCCATTCGCTGATCTACCGGCCGAGGGGCGAGGAATCGGTCGAAGACGAGGTGACCGGCAAGACGTCGATCTCGCCGACCTTCGCGCTCAACCGGCAAAGCCCGATCGCGCGCGCCAAGCTGGTCGTCATCGACGAATGCTCGATGGTCGACGAGCAGCTCGGCCGCGACCTGATGAGTTTTGGCACGCCGATCCTGGTGCTGGGCGACCCCGCCCAGTTGCCGCCGATCTCGGGTGGCGGCTTTTTTACCGAACACGAGCCGGATGTGCTGCTGACCGAAATCCATCGCCAGGCGCGCGACAATCCGATCATCCGCCTCGCCCTCGACGTGCGCGAAGGCCGCGAGTTCATGCACGGCGATTTCGGCACGGCGCAGGTGATCGGCAGGGAAGGGGTCACCCAGGATCTTGTGCTCAAGGCCGACCAGGTGCTGGTCGGCACCAACCGCACGCGGCGGCGCTATAACCAACGGCTGCGCGAGCTCAAAGGGTTCAATGCCGACTATCCGCAGGCTGGCGACAAGCTCGTCTGCCTGCGCAACGATCCGGCCAAGGGGCTGCTCAACGGCTCGCTGTGGAAGGTGATGACCTCGTCGCGCGAGACTGTTAAGCCCGGCATCAACCTGCTGGTCTCGCCGGAAGAGGACGATCCCGACCGCGGCGTCGCCAAGATCAAGCTGTTGAAGGCGGCGTTCGAGGATCCGGACGCAGAGATCCCCTGGCAGCAGAAGAAACGCTTCGACGATTTCGACTATGGCTACGCGCTGACGGTGCATAAGGCGCAAGGCTCGCAGTGGAACGACGTCGTGCTGTTCGACGAGAGCTGGGCGTTCAAGGAGACCAGGCAGCGCTGGCTCTACACGGCAATCACACGCGCGGCCGAGCGGCTGACGATCGTGCGTTGAGACAAACCGGCATTGTCATGCCGGTCTTGCGCCAAGCCATCGCCAGGCGGCTTGTTCGTCCTCGCTGCCAAAGCGCCTGAATTCGAACGGCAAAGGCTTCGGGAACAAGCCCGTGGCAAAAGATGCCCAGCGTGGCTCGCCGATGGCCGCGCAGCGGACGACATGCTCCAGCGCGTCGGCCACACCTTGCCTCAGCGTCTTTTCCGAAATGTTGGCCCAATCGACGCTCTCCTCGTCGGTCAGTCGCACCAGCACGTCGATCCTCGGGTGCAGGGCATAGGCTGCTTCGAGCAGGCCGAACAGGTTTTCCGCGTCCGCCGGCGAAACATCGCCGACGACGTCGATGGCGAAAAGCGCGTCGCGATTGGTGTCGATGCGGCGTATCGCCGGCACGGCTTCGAGGAAATTCACTGGCAAACCCTTGCGTTGGCCGTCACTTGGTCCTCTGGAACACCGGAAACCCTCTATCTGTTCCCTGCAAAGGCGCTATAGATGCGCGCCAAAACCATAGGGACGCCAATTCATGCCCGCAAAGCTTTCGGTCAACCTCAACGCTGTCGCCATGCTGCGCAACCGCCGCGACCTGCCGTGGCCGAGCGTCACGGGGCTTGGCCGCATCGCGCTGGCAGCCGGCGCGCATGGGCTGACGGTGCATCCGCGTCCCGACGAGCGGCATACTAGGCATTCCGACCTGCCGGAGATCAGGGCGCTGATCGACGACGAGTTTCCGGACGCGGAATTCAACATCGAAGGCTATCCGACCGAGGACTTCCTGGCGCTTGTCGAAAAGCATCAGCCGGAACAAGTTACGCTGGTGCCCGACGATCCGGCGCAAGCGACCTCGGATCATGGCTGGGACTTCGTCGCCCAGGCCGCGTTCCTGACGCCGATCGTCAAGCGGCTGAAGAAGGGCGGTTTTCGCGTGTCGCTGTTTTCCGATGCCGATCCGGCCGGCGTGAATGCCGCGCGCGATACCGGCGCGGACCGGATCGAGCTCTACACCGGCCCGTATGGCAGTTGCCATTCCGATTCCGCCAAGGCCGCGAAAGAATTGGAAAAACTGGGAAAAACCGCCGACGCGGCTTTCGCGGCAGGGCTTCAGGTCAATGCCGGGCACGATCTGACCGTGGACAATCTGCCGGCGCTTGCCAAGCGTATCCCGGCATTGGCCGAAGTATCGATCGGACATGGGTTGACAGCCGATGCCCTGGAGTATGGCATGGCCCGCACGGTGGGACGTTTCTTGAAGGCCTGTGGATGGTAGCTCCGGGAGCTGAGCGTGACAGGCATGGGAGCCATCACGTTGCGGCACTTGATATTGCATCGCAGCAAGCGTAGAGCACCGCGCGTTTATCGGAGTGTCGTTTATGGCCCTTACCAATAGTGGTAGTGAGGCAGAACCCGTCGACCAATCGAGCCATACTGAAGTCGAGCAGCACAGCACCAAGATGCTGATGCTTGGCGCGCTCGGTGTGGTCTATGGCGATATCGGGACCAGCCCGATCTACGCGTTGCGCGAGGCATTGCATGCTTCGTCCGGCGGCGATGTGGCCACCCGTGGCGACATCCTTGGCGTGCTGTCGCTGATCATCTGGTCGCTGACTATCACGGTCACGATAAAATACATCATGTTCGTGCTGCGCGCTGACAACCGCGGTGAAGGCGGCGTGCTCTCGCTGATGGCGCTGGTGCGCGGCAGTTTCCCCACGCGCTCGGCTATCATCCTCGGCATCGGCATCATCGGGGCGTCGCTGTTCTTCGGCGACGCGGTGATCACGCCCGCTATCTCGGTGCTTTCGGCGGTCGAAGGTCTGGAGGTCGTAACACCTACCTTCCAGCCCTATGTCGTGCCGCTGACACTGCTCGTCCTTGCCATGCTGTTTGCCGTGCAGCGGTTCGGCACGGGCGGCGTCGGCCTCGTATTCGGTCCGGTCACCGCGCTATGGTTCCTGGCCATCGGCCTTTCCGGCCTCAATCATATTATCGACGACCCCGA from Mesorhizobium sp. M1E.F.Ca.ET.045.02.1.1 includes the following:
- a CDS encoding efflux RND transporter periplasmic adaptor subunit, which gives rise to MRGKIAFAVVALACLAGAGLYLSPAAMGRFQQLISGQQIGTASADKTAKASDNSKGGGARSASIVSATATTADFPIRRYAIGFVSSPSVVSVNARVSSQIMSIAVKDGQMVKAGDLLFSLDDRALKAQLAKDQATLAKDQAMLVSAQADLQRAKDLVAKQAGTQQTYDQALAAQRAAAATIDADKATIDADTVQLSYATITAPISGRLGAVNVSVGDLVTTSNGNSSSTTPLVTITQMDPLQVNFTLPESDLALLHKELANPQQGDVTLTKDGDPKPIGKGTLDFVDSSVDTASGTIATRASIPNGDLSLWPGQYVNVMLEAGTMPQMTSVPTVAVQPSQKGPFVYVVKPDNTVEMRPVQVALTEGENSAISQGLKNGEKVVVEGQTRLKDGAAVHEGKTAGNGADQAAPKVAEADKAGGARP
- a CDS encoding efflux RND transporter permease subunit, which produces MISEFCIRRPVATLLMSFALVLGGIFAYKFLPVAALPSAEFPVVNVSAQLPGASPDTMATSVATPLIKQFSTIAGIDSISTTNSLGQTSIAIQFVLNRDIDAAAADVQAAIARTQRSLPPEMTSPPSYRKVNPADAPILLMSLVSDTVPLTDLDSFAENVISPSLSTIDGVAQVSIFGQQKYAVRIQIDPTALAARGISIDQLQAAIASANSNTPLGVLRNDKQQLTITANTQLDNAAGFSNLIIATKNGHPVRLGEVTRVVNSVQTTTTASWYDGTRAIIMAVQRQPDANTVDVVDKVKAMLPSFQDQMPGAASIKLLNDRSTSIRAAVDDVQFTLLLTIALVVMVIFVFLRRLTATVIPAVAVPISLIATLGAMFLFGFSIDNISLMGLTLAVGLVVDDAIVMLENIFRHMEEDGLSAFDASLKGAREIGFTIISISISLVAVFIPVLLMGGVIGRIFNEFAVVVTVAILASMFVSLTLTPMLCSRLLSVTKADREAHAGGERHDIFTRGYDWLLTFCLRHTFLVFLVFVGTAAASVWLFQASPKGFFPQEDIGQISVTTIARQDISFDAMTKLQGQVANVFSHSPYVSHVAWSVGSGNNALNQGQLYVQLKDKSQRPNIEKVLSDLRRQLGGVAGIESYMQPVQNLRLGSRSSASAYQLVVQGLDTGQTDIWAQKLNDAMAADHTMFTDVTSDLQNNALEATLVVDRDKAAQLGIDTDTLRSALYGGFGTDQVSTIFGSADSYEVITELDPKIAWSPERMLAIQVRTASGSLVPLGAFARVDRTAGALTVNQLGQLPAVTISYNLPQGVSLGDTVARIDQLKEQIGMPKAISTTFAGTAKTFQDSLANQGLLIGGAILTIYIVLGMLYESFIHPLTILTGLPSAVLGALVALQLAGMDLSVIAVIGILMLIGIVKKNGIMMVDVALDLRRQGMSAVDSIHRACLMRFRPIMMTTLAALMGTFPIALGTGASAELRQPLGVAVVGGLLASQALTLFVTPVIYVYFEHFSGWLLSFSSKKSRPELHAIEPIEQPSLFDAEEEAEPKKVAAE
- the nthA gene encoding nitrile hydratase subunit alpha; translated protein: MTHDHDHDNELDPFAARVRALETILTQKGLIDPAAIDVIVDTYETKIGPRNGARVVAKAWSDPAYAEWLKRDATAAIASLGYTGRQGEHMQAVFNTEETHNLVVCTLCSCYPWSVLGLPPVWYKAPPYRSRAVIDPRGVLEEFGLTLPKDKKIRVWDSTAELRYLVVPMRPKGTEGWSEEQLAGLVSRDAMIGTALAKESE
- the nthB gene encoding nitrile hydratase subunit beta encodes the protein MNGPQDLGGQMGFGPVAPEKDEPYFHAEWEKRALGVTLTAGAMGAWNIDESRHARESLHPADYYASSYYQIWIKALETLLKRHGFVTERDLASGKAVDPAATPKRVLKAADVPAALAKGGPCDRPVAAPARFQAGDRVRTKNLNPTGHTRLPRYARGKNGTIEAVRGGFVFPDSNAHGKGENPQWVYTVIFDGAEIWGEGADPTLSVSIDAWESYLEPV
- a CDS encoding nitrile hydratase accessory protein, encoding MPGRAILSRSETERPAVLDDPVFAEPWQAQAFAMTVALHDEGLFSWSEWAEALSAEVKQPGAASDGHDYYEHWLAALEKLLSRKGVAGKSEVDALAAAWERAAHATPHGKPILLENDPGPGR
- a CDS encoding ATP-dependent RecD-like DNA helicase translates to MEFSPQQDEALKAVGRWLKDGRPQVFRLFGYAGTGKTTLARYFAEHVDGQVQFAAFTGKAAQVLRSKGAINARTIHSLIYRPRGEESVEDEVTGKTSISPTFALNRQSPIARAKLVVIDECSMVDEQLGRDLMSFGTPILVLGDPAQLPPISGGGFFTEHEPDVLLTEIHRQARDNPIIRLALDVREGREFMHGDFGTAQVIGREGVTQDLVLKADQVLVGTNRTRRRYNQRLRELKGFNADYPQAGDKLVCLRNDPAKGLLNGSLWKVMTSSRETVKPGINLLVSPEEDDPDRGVAKIKLLKAAFEDPDAEIPWQQKKRFDDFDYGYALTVHKAQGSQWNDVVLFDESWAFKETRQRWLYTAITRAAERLTIVR
- a CDS encoding STAS/SEC14 domain-containing protein; translation: MNFLEAVPAIRRIDTNRDALFAIDVVGDVSPADAENLFGLLEAAYALHPRIDVLVRLTDEESVDWANISEKTLRQGVADALEHVVRCAAIGEPRWASFATGLFPKPLPFEFRRFGSEDEQAAWRWLGARPA
- a CDS encoding pyridoxine 5'-phosphate synthase, which encodes MPAKLSVNLNAVAMLRNRRDLPWPSVTGLGRIALAAGAHGLTVHPRPDERHTRHSDLPEIRALIDDEFPDAEFNIEGYPTEDFLALVEKHQPEQVTLVPDDPAQATSDHGWDFVAQAAFLTPIVKRLKKGGFRVSLFSDADPAGVNAARDTGADRIELYTGPYGSCHSDSAKAAKELEKLGKTADAAFAAGLQVNAGHDLTVDNLPALAKRIPALAEVSIGHGLTADALEYGMARTVGRFLKACGW